TTAGTCAAGCAAAAGATAGTGGATTAGTGCCACTACCAAAAGACCAAGCGGGCATAGAAGCTATGCTTAAAGAGTATGGGGTAAAGTTTAGTGCATTCTCTCAAGAAAAAGCAGAATTAGGTAAAAAACTTTATTTCGAACCTCGTCTTTCTAAAAGTGGTTTGATTTCTTGTAATACCTGTCATAACTTGGGCTTAGGTGGCGCAGACGGAATTTCTGCAGCAGTTGGACACAAATGGGTAGCCAATCCACACCATCTCAACTCACCTACAGTTTATAATTCTGTGCTAAACTCTGCACAATTTTGGGACGGACGCGCAGGAGATTTAGCTGACCAAGCCAAAGGACCTATTGAAGCAGAACCAGAAATGGCAACACCTGCGAAACTTGCTGTTCAAAAAATCTCTTCTCTACCAGAATATCAATCAGAATTTAAAAAAATCTATGGCAGAAGTGGAGTAACTTTCGATAATATCGCAGATGCAATTGCAACTTTTGAGCGCACATTAATCACTCCTTCTCGCTACGATGCGTTTTTAAATGGTGATGACAAAGCACTTAGTAAAGCAGAAAAAGAAGGTTTGCAAGTTTTCTTAGACAAAGGTTGTGCTGCATGTCATACAGGCGTAAATCTTGGTGGAAGTATGCAATCTTTTGAGGTCGCAGGAAAATATAAATTTGCGGATTTAGGAGATTTCAAAGGGGATGCAAATGGTATGGTTAAAACACCTACTTTAAGAAATATTGCTGAAACTGCGCCTTACTTCCATAATGGAGCAATTTGGAGCTTAACTGACGCAATCAAAGAAATGGGGAGCATTCAACTTGGAATCAATATCAGCAACAAAGAAGCTAAACAAATTGCAACTTTCTTGCAAAGCCTAAGCGGTGAAAAACCACAAGTTATTTATCCACAACTACCTATTGCTACAGATAAAACACCTAAACCAGAATTATAATTTGCGATTCTTGCTTTCAAGCCAAAATAACTTTGGCTTGAAACTTTTATGCTTAAGGTCAATCCCTTTTATTTATAATCTACGCGTGTCAAAAATAATCCATTGGGTGCGACAGGGATTCTATAAATTTTTTTACCCATTAATTGTGCCTTAAGCTCCTCTAAACCCAAATGCCCTTTATCAATTTCTAGCAAAAATCCAACCATTAAACGAATCTGCGAGCGCAAGAATCCATTTCCCCAAAAAGACAAAATCCAAAAATGCCTCCTCTCTAGCAACCTTGTCCTATATATTGTGCGCACACTCCGCCCTTTTATTTCCTTGTATTTTGCTTTGTATTCTTTGCATTGGAGGTTTATATCCTCATCGCCACAACCGCCCACTTTCATAAAAGCCCTAAAATCATAAGTGCCCACAAGAATCTCTAAAGCTTGTTTGAATAATGCAACATTTTGAATAGAATAAGGCAAACTAAAAGCATTTAAAAAGGGAGAATTTTGCTTGCTTAACACATAACAATATCCTCTTCTTTTAGCAGAGAATCGCGCATTAAAATCCTCCGAAACAATCCAAATTTGCTTGATTTTAATAAAGGGGAAAAGTTTTGCGTTCAAATGCTGTTTCAAAAGCTCCAAATTGTGCCAATAAGATGGAATCTCTAAAGAAATCACTTGCGCACTTGCATGCACTCCCTTATCTGTGCGCCCACTTCCAACAAAATTACTAAAGATTCCAACACTCTGCAATGCAGCTTCTATTGTTCCACTAACACTCAAAACATCTTTTTGGCTTTGAAACCCAAAAAATGCCCCTCCATTGTAAGCTATCCGCATTGCAATCTTGATAGAATCTTGTGCAAAACCCATTCTTTTATATAGCTTAAATAAACTAATAGAATCGTTTAATATAGTGCCAATAGAGCCAATAACCAACCACTATCCAAACAAGTGGCAACAGCACAAGACCAAACAAAGGAATATAACTAGCGCAAAGATACATTAAAGCATAAAATAATCCTACAATCGCCATTGCCTGTAAAATTGTATAATTTTTCTGATAGCGAGGATTCTTGATGCCTAAAAATGGATAATAAAATAGACTCATCAAAGGAAAAAGAGAAAGCAAGATAGACATACTAAGATTCCTTTTTGTTTTTTCTTGTCTTTTATTAGAATAAAATGCTTGCTGCCAGTATTCTATCAGCCCTAACTTCGCCCCATCAAAAGCTTGAATCGCGTTTCTTAAAATCAATTGTTCAAATCCGATTCTCTCAAAATATTCACCCAGCTTACGATAAACCTTGCCATTTTCTAAAATAACTTCCATTGTGCCATTTGAATTAACGATTTTCGCTTCTTTTGCAAAGATTAATCCTTGATTTTCTTTGTTGTTTTCTTTTGCAAGGGATAAAAGCACAATATTTTCATAAACATTTGTGTCTTCCTTGCCTTTTTGCACATAAACAAGCCATTTGTCAAGCTTTTGTCCAAACTCACCTGCTTGCAGATTGATATTGATACTATTTTTGCGCTCTTCTAAAAACTGCCGATACGCCACATCACTTAAAGGTGTCAAGACTAACGATAAAATCAAAAGGCTAAAGCTAGCCAACAATGCAATGGGCAAAAAAATCTTAATAATCACTTGCGGATTCATTCCAAGTGCAAATAGAACAGGTAATTCATAATCAAAGCTAAGGCGAGACAATCCAAGCACGCAAGCAATAAAAAAACTAAGCGGTATCACAAAAAAAATCATTGTAGGAAGTGTATAAAAATAAAGGGAGAGCAATTCAAAAAAACTGATTTTAATAACAAAAGTAACGCTTGCAATGCGGATAAAAATTACTACTGAAGCAATAAAAAATAATACTAAAAAAATAGGAAAAAAGATTTGCGCAAAGCTGTGAAATAAGAAATTCTTGATTCTCAAAATTAATCCTAAAGATATTTAAAAAGTGTATTTTACATCATTTCCATTAAATTTTGCAAAAAAATTTAAGCACTCT
This is a stretch of genomic DNA from Helicobacter ganmani. It encodes these proteins:
- a CDS encoding cytochrome-c peroxidase, with product MKHFIVSLSSILVASTLTLSAADLLSQAKDSGLVPLPKDQAGIEAMLKEYGVKFSAFSQEKAELGKKLYFEPRLSKSGLISCNTCHNLGLGGADGISAAVGHKWVANPHHLNSPTVYNSVLNSAQFWDGRAGDLADQAKGPIEAEPEMATPAKLAVQKISSLPEYQSEFKKIYGRSGVTFDNIADAIATFERTLITPSRYDAFLNGDDKALSKAEKEGLQVFLDKGCAACHTGVNLGGSMQSFEVAGKYKFADLGDFKGDANGMVKTPTLRNIAETAPYFHNGAIWSLTDAIKEMGSIQLGINISNKEAKQIATFLQSLSGEKPQVIYPQLPIATDKTPKPEL
- the truA gene encoding tRNA pseudouridine(38-40) synthase TruA — encoded protein: MGFAQDSIKIAMRIAYNGGAFFGFQSQKDVLSVSGTIEAALQSVGIFSNFVGSGRTDKGVHASAQVISLEIPSYWHNLELLKQHLNAKLFPFIKIKQIWIVSEDFNARFSAKRRGYCYVLSKQNSPFLNAFSLPYSIQNVALFKQALEILVGTYDFRAFMKVGGCGDEDINLQCKEYKAKYKEIKGRSVRTIYRTRLLERRHFWILSFWGNGFLRSQIRLMVGFLLEIDKGHLGLEELKAQLMGKKIYRIPVAPNGLFLTRVDYK
- a CDS encoding LptF/LptG family permease, with the protein product MRIKNFLFHSFAQIFFPIFLVLFFIASVVIFIRIASVTFVIKISFFELLSLYFYTLPTMIFFVIPLSFFIACVLGLSRLSFDYELPVLFALGMNPQVIIKIFLPIALLASFSLLILSLVLTPLSDVAYRQFLEERKNSININLQAGEFGQKLDKWLVYVQKGKEDTNVYENIVLLSLAKENNKENQGLIFAKEAKIVNSNGTMEVILENGKVYRKLGEYFERIGFEQLILRNAIQAFDGAKLGLIEYWQQAFYSNKRQEKTKRNLSMSILLSLFPLMSLFYYPFLGIKNPRYQKNYTILQAMAIVGLFYALMYLCASYIPLFGLVLLPLVWIVVGYWLYWHYIKRFY